A DNA window from Sporosarcina sp. ANT_H38 contains the following coding sequences:
- the pdhA gene encoding pyruvate dehydrogenase (acetyl-transferring) E1 component subunit alpha, with protein MEHNYPIKRIVDDKGYFVDADFEKQIDEQLVKKLYYHMLRIRTFDRKAINLQRQGRLGTYAPFEGQEAAQVGSALALNADDWVFPTYRDHGATITFGKSMATTFLYWNGRVEGCVAPADRNIFPPAVPIATQLPHAAGAAWAEKRRGTQNAAIAYFGDGATSEGDFHEGLNFASVFKVPVVFFNQNNGYAISVPIEKQMNSATIAQKSVAYGMPGFRIDGNDCFAVYFETKKAFDNARNGNGPTLIEAVTWRKGAHTTADDPSKYRPEKQGENYVDPLIRLELFMKNYGYWNDEWIQTTKEKTTREVEEAVEEMEKFPPPNVADVFDNVYAEMPAHLAEQKAAYLAHLGRQ; from the coding sequence GTGGAACATAATTATCCAATAAAAAGAATAGTAGACGATAAAGGCTACTTTGTAGACGCGGATTTTGAAAAGCAGATAGATGAGCAATTGGTTAAAAAGTTGTATTATCACATGTTACGCATTCGTACATTTGATAGAAAAGCGATTAATTTGCAACGACAGGGGCGCCTCGGGACTTACGCGCCTTTTGAAGGACAGGAAGCTGCTCAAGTTGGTAGTGCGCTCGCATTAAATGCGGACGATTGGGTTTTCCCGACGTATCGTGATCATGGCGCAACGATAACATTTGGTAAAAGTATGGCTACGACATTCTTGTATTGGAATGGAAGAGTAGAAGGTTGTGTAGCCCCGGCAGATAGAAATATTTTCCCACCAGCTGTTCCAATTGCGACTCAGCTACCCCATGCCGCGGGTGCTGCTTGGGCTGAAAAGAGAAGGGGAACACAAAATGCAGCAATTGCCTATTTCGGAGACGGTGCTACTTCTGAAGGAGATTTTCATGAAGGATTGAATTTTGCGAGCGTATTCAAAGTGCCAGTCGTCTTTTTTAATCAAAATAATGGGTATGCGATTTCGGTTCCAATTGAAAAACAAATGAATTCTGCGACAATAGCACAAAAATCAGTTGCTTATGGTATGCCAGGATTCCGGATTGACGGTAATGATTGTTTTGCAGTTTACTTTGAGACGAAAAAGGCCTTTGACAATGCTCGGAATGGAAATGGACCGACGTTGATAGAAGCAGTTACATGGCGAAAAGGTGCCCATACGACTGCTGATGATCCGTCTAAATACCGTCCTGAAAAACAAGGGGAAAACTATGTTGACCCCCTTATACGATTAGAGTTATTTATGAAAAATTATGGCTACTGGAATGATGAATGGATTCAAACTACTAAAGAAAAAACAACTAGAGAAGTTGAAGAAGCTGTAGAAGAAATGGAAAAGTTCCCACCGCCGAATGTAGCTGACGTTTTCGATAATGTATATGCTGAAATGCCAGCTCACCTCGCTGAACAAAAAGCAGCTTATCTTGCACATTTAGGGAGGCAGTGA
- a CDS encoding Glu/Leu/Phe/Val dehydrogenase has protein sequence MMLAERTSITKEFELFDRMSEHEQVVFCNDPSTGLRAIIAIHDTTLGPALGGCRMQPYGSVEEALEDVLRLSRGMTYKCAAADVDFGGGKAVIIGDPKTDKSPELFRAFGQFVNSLGGRFYTGTDMGTTMEDFVHAMKETNFVNGLPEVYGGGGDSAIPTAAGVLYGIRATNQMLFGSDELGQHIYAIQGLGKVGFKVASGLLEAGAHIFVTDINEESLRSIEEVAAKTTGNVQIVANEAIYSQEADLFVPCAFGGIINDATIPQFKVKAIVGSANNQLLDDRHGKLLRDKGILYAPDYIVNSGGLIQVADELYGINHDRVLAKTKHIYDAILEVYKEAASSGKTTEESANAMCEKRIADRGKRNNFYSAPAKPKWAIRNHS, from the coding sequence ATGATGCTGGCTGAGAGAACGTCAATAACAAAGGAATTTGAACTCTTCGATCGAATGAGTGAACATGAACAAGTCGTTTTTTGTAATGATCCTTCAACAGGCTTACGTGCAATTATTGCAATCCATGATACAACGCTTGGACCAGCACTGGGTGGGTGTCGTATGCAACCTTATGGCAGTGTGGAAGAAGCATTAGAAGATGTTCTTCGCCTTTCAAGAGGAATGACATATAAATGCGCGGCAGCCGATGTCGACTTCGGAGGTGGAAAAGCCGTTATTATCGGTGATCCCAAAACAGATAAATCACCGGAATTATTTCGCGCGTTCGGTCAATTTGTGAACTCACTCGGCGGTCGTTTTTATACGGGAACGGATATGGGAACAACGATGGAAGATTTCGTTCACGCAATGAAAGAAACCAATTTCGTCAACGGTCTTCCTGAAGTATATGGAGGCGGTGGTGATTCGGCTATTCCGACAGCAGCGGGTGTTTTGTATGGTATTAGAGCGACCAATCAGATGCTCTTTGGAAGTGACGAATTAGGCCAACATATTTATGCGATTCAGGGTCTTGGAAAAGTAGGATTCAAAGTAGCGAGCGGATTGCTTGAAGCGGGAGCTCACATTTTTGTAACAGATATTAATGAAGAAAGTCTGCGGTCAATTGAAGAAGTTGCTGCAAAAACAACTGGCAATGTACAAATTGTTGCTAATGAAGCAATTTATTCGCAGGAAGCGGATCTATTCGTTCCGTGTGCATTCGGTGGGATTATTAACGACGCTACAATTCCTCAGTTTAAAGTAAAAGCGATTGTAGGTTCGGCTAATAATCAGTTATTAGATGATAGACACGGTAAATTGTTGCGAGATAAAGGGATTTTATATGCACCCGATTATATCGTCAATTCTGGTGGACTTATTCAAGTGGCAGATGAATTGTATGGCATTAATCATGATCGGGTACTTGCAAAAACAAAACATATATACGATGCGATTTTGGAAGTGTATAAGGAAGCTGCGAGTAGTGGCAAAACAACAGAGGAATCAGCGAATGCAATGTGTGAGAAAAGAATAGCCGATCGTGGAAAACGGAATAACTTTTACTCAGCACCAGCGAAACCAAAGTGGGCAATTCGCAATCATTCTTGA
- a CDS encoding thioesterase family protein, whose product MKRGLNVGREERIEIIVTEDMFASFEGKVVHPVYSTVAMTYHMEWVSRKIILPFLEDHEEGMGASVQLKHLAASPLGSTVTLTASLIELSGNRVVTKVTAENHLGLIGKGEVMQVILPKEKIAEKLKEIYS is encoded by the coding sequence ATGAAGCGGGGATTAAATGTAGGTAGAGAAGAAAGAATTGAGATAATTGTGACAGAGGATATGTTTGCTTCATTTGAGGGGAAAGTTGTGCACCCTGTCTATTCAACGGTAGCAATGACATATCATATGGAGTGGGTTTCTCGAAAAATCATTCTTCCATTTTTGGAAGACCATGAAGAAGGAATGGGTGCGTCAGTTCAGCTGAAGCATCTTGCGGCATCTCCACTTGGATCTACTGTTACTTTGACAGCCAGTTTAATTGAGCTCAGTGGCAATAGGGTTGTGACAAAAGTCACTGCAGAAAATCATTTAGGGCTTATCGGAAAAGGTGAAGTGATGCAAGTCATATTGCCAAAGGAAAAGATAGCAGAAAAGTTAAAAGAAATTTATTCCTAA
- a CDS encoding GntR family transcriptional regulator, which translates to MENKMNKRQYAYKVIRTRIVDGTYAPGQRIIIDQIAKEVGSSHIPVREAIHQLESDQLIEFKPNIGAIVRGIDNNLYMETLHVLALLEGHATALSAPFITSDGLKKLDNINKEMKEMLESYELDKLGVLNRKFHFHIYSFCPNNLLIKNIQETWSRLDIVRHAGFTFYPKRTPQSIEEHSILIKLLKEHAASSEIEDYARKHKLLTLEAFKNRN; encoded by the coding sequence ATGGAAAATAAAATGAATAAACGCCAATATGCTTATAAAGTGATTCGTACAAGAATCGTAGACGGTACTTACGCCCCTGGCCAAAGGATTATAATCGACCAAATTGCTAAGGAGGTCGGCTCTAGTCATATACCTGTAAGAGAAGCCATTCATCAATTAGAGTCCGATCAACTAATTGAATTTAAACCAAATATCGGAGCAATCGTTCGAGGAATTGATAATAATCTTTACATGGAAACCCTTCATGTTTTAGCTTTATTAGAAGGACATGCAACCGCACTTAGTGCTCCGTTTATTACATCAGACGGACTAAAGAAACTGGATAATATTAATAAAGAGATGAAAGAGATGCTAGAAAGCTATGAGTTAGATAAATTAGGAGTGTTAAATAGGAAATTTCACTTCCATATCTATTCTTTTTGTCCAAATAACTTATTAATAAAAAATATTCAAGAAACCTGGAGTCGATTAGATATTGTTAGACATGCAGGCTTCACCTTCTATCCAAAACGTACACCACAATCTATCGAAGAGCATTCTATCCTCATAAAATTGTTGAAAGAACATGCAGCTAGCTCGGAAATCGAAGACTATGCACGTAAACATAAACTACTTACACTGGAAGCATTTAAAAATCGGAATTAA
- a CDS encoding nitronate monooxygenase family protein, protein MIYVCEELQIVYPIIQGGMGNISNAQLTAAVSEAGGLGTIGCGTMSPDEVEKIIVETKKLTNKKFAINIAISISPYALDLINLAIKHNISVVSLSAGNPVPYIALLHEHGVKVIALVASVKHALKAEAAGADILVAEGFEAAGINSNLELTTFTLIPQIVRNVKVPVIAAGGIGDGKGLAAALMLGASGVQIGTRLIATKEAPFHDTYKQNLVAASDTATLLLGRSVGRLRRILKTPYAMKLNDLEKSGMTLEQYDEMTSEIQHVKGAIEGDMENGFINSGQIAGLIENIPTVKDLLEGMMKEAENRMNKSIGEFNKILKN, encoded by the coding sequence ATGATATACGTTTGTGAGGAGCTTCAAATTGTTTATCCAATTATTCAAGGTGGAATGGGGAATATTAGTAATGCACAGCTAACTGCAGCAGTTTCAGAAGCGGGGGGTCTTGGCACTATTGGGTGTGGAACGATGAGTCCGGATGAAGTAGAAAAAATAATAGTGGAAACAAAAAAACTAACGAATAAGAAATTCGCAATCAATATCGCGATCAGTATTTCACCATATGCATTGGATTTGATCAACCTTGCAATCAAGCATAATATTTCTGTTGTTTCACTATCAGCAGGAAACCCGGTACCTTACATAGCTCTCCTACACGAACATGGTGTGAAAGTCATTGCGCTTGTAGCTTCGGTGAAACACGCACTTAAAGCGGAAGCTGCAGGGGCAGATATTCTCGTGGCAGAAGGGTTTGAAGCAGCTGGCATTAACTCTAACCTGGAATTGACGACATTCACGCTAATACCGCAAATAGTGAGGAATGTAAAAGTGCCGGTAATTGCTGCGGGGGGAATTGGTGACGGCAAAGGATTGGCAGCTGCGCTTATGTTAGGCGCAAGTGGTGTGCAAATTGGTACCCGTCTAATTGCGACGAAGGAAGCGCCATTTCATGACACGTATAAGCAGAACCTTGTAGCAGCAAGTGATACGGCAACGTTATTACTTGGACGTAGTGTAGGACGTCTAAGACGGATATTAAAAACGCCTTATGCTATGAAACTAAATGACTTAGAAAAATCTGGAATGACATTGGAACAGTATGATGAAATGACGTCGGAAATACAACATGTCAAAGGAGCAATCGAAGGCGATATGGAGAATGGATTTATCAATAGTGGTCAAATTGCAGGATTGATTGAAAACATCCCGACTGTGAAGGATTTACTTGAAGGCATGATGAAAGAAGCAGAAAATCGAATGAATAAATCGATAGGCGAGTTCAATAAAATACTAAAAAACTAA
- a CDS encoding gamma carbonic anhydrase family protein, which produces MIITFKGKSPVLDPTVFVAPGAKIIGEVQVGVESTIWFNTVLRGDEGPITIGNRCSIQDNSTIHLYEDSPVIIEDEVTVGHNVILHGCRVGKRSIIGMGSTILDHVEIGEECIIGANTLIPPGKKIPPRSLVVGSPGKVVRELNAKDFEIIQLSIDSYVQKGYDYREIFKSEEQ; this is translated from the coding sequence TTGATAATCACATTTAAAGGGAAAAGTCCTGTTCTCGATCCGACGGTTTTCGTCGCGCCGGGCGCTAAAATTATCGGGGAAGTTCAAGTTGGTGTAGAATCTACTATTTGGTTTAATACGGTCCTCCGAGGAGATGAAGGCCCTATTACGATTGGAAATAGATGTAGCATCCAAGACAATTCAACTATCCATTTATATGAAGATTCTCCTGTTATTATCGAAGATGAAGTTACCGTTGGACATAATGTCATTCTGCATGGTTGCAGAGTCGGAAAACGTTCGATTATTGGAATGGGTTCTACAATTCTTGACCATGTGGAAATTGGTGAAGAATGTATTATAGGAGCCAACACATTGATTCCACCTGGGAAGAAAATTCCTCCTCGCTCACTAGTTGTCGGTTCACCAGGGAAAGTAGTAAGGGAATTGAACGCCAAAGACTTTGAAATTATTCAATTGTCGATTGATTCATATGTCCAAAAAGGCTACGACTATCGGGAGATTTTTAAAAGCGAGGAACAATAA
- the pyrF gene encoding orotidine-5'-phosphate decarboxylase: MKNFADIVIEHSIRKNTALVVGLDPDITFFPDFLLNQNTPTIEEICNAIVEFNKLVIDEVCNHVVAVKPQLAYYEIYGSLGIQALEQTLEYARFKNLLVINDAKRGDIGPTSKAYAKAFLTNGPISGDMVTVNPFLGSDGYNPFIEAAQVNQKGVFLLLKTSNPSSGEVQDLILQNGEILYMHLAKEINAAAVATKGDNNYSFIGAVVGATYPEDAKKVRELLPYSIFLVPGLGVQGGNAEDLAAFFDEKGLGAVISSSRGITYSYFYNEKDEKWRSISKEQMSKSIADSAIKAKKQINEVRFNTNSLKYGLPEKV, from the coding sequence ATGAAAAATTTTGCAGACATAGTAATTGAGCATAGCATTAGAAAAAACACGGCTTTGGTTGTAGGACTAGACCCTGATATAACGTTTTTCCCTGATTTTTTGTTAAACCAAAATACGCCCACAATAGAAGAAATATGTAATGCTATAGTAGAATTTAACAAGTTAGTAATAGATGAAGTTTGTAATCACGTGGTAGCGGTGAAGCCTCAACTTGCCTATTACGAGATATATGGAAGCTTGGGTATCCAAGCTTTAGAACAAACATTAGAATATGCTCGGTTTAAAAATCTACTAGTGATTAATGATGCGAAAAGAGGAGACATTGGTCCAACTTCAAAAGCGTATGCAAAAGCATTTTTAACAAATGGACCTATATCGGGTGATATGGTCACTGTAAATCCCTTTTTAGGAAGTGACGGGTACAATCCTTTTATTGAGGCTGCTCAAGTAAATCAAAAAGGGGTATTTTTGTTGCTAAAAACATCAAACCCTTCATCTGGTGAAGTACAAGATTTAATTTTACAAAATGGTGAAATCTTATACATGCATTTGGCTAAAGAAATAAATGCAGCGGCTGTAGCGACTAAAGGTGATAATAATTACTCATTTATTGGGGCTGTCGTCGGAGCAACCTACCCAGAGGATGCAAAAAAGGTCAGAGAATTGTTGCCGTATTCTATATTTTTAGTTCCTGGGTTAGGTGTACAAGGTGGAAATGCTGAAGATCTAGCTGCGTTTTTCGATGAAAAAGGGCTCGGGGCAGTGATTTCTTCATCAAGAGGTATTACATATAGCTATTTTTATAATGAAAAAGATGAAAAATGGAGAAGTATATCGAAAGAACAAATGTCTAAATCCATTGCTGATTCAGCTATTAAAGCTAAAAAACAAATCAATGAAGTTCGATTTAACACAAATTCCTTAAAGTATGGACTGCCAGAGAAAGTGTAA
- a CDS encoding alpha/beta hydrolase: MLKTNTESVKGYKEMNIPYTLLRAEENSKNLSIFLPGAGYTVRSPLFHYSGDIFLNNGFDVLQVNYQYNDKAYAEFSMEEISEAIKFDVRTVLDIFLKDTSYENFYIIGKSLGTIAMSSELCRDIFREAKAVWLTPLIQRDDVFDAMVSSNNRGLCFIGDNDSYYIEKRFNQIAINPEIVSRLIPNVNHSLEYENNTIESIEVLKSVIEDIRNF, translated from the coding sequence ATGTTGAAAACAAATACAGAAAGCGTTAAGGGATATAAAGAAATGAATATACCCTATACTTTATTGAGGGCTGAAGAAAACTCGAAAAATTTATCCATCTTTCTTCCCGGTGCAGGATATACCGTTCGGAGTCCTCTTTTTCATTACTCAGGAGATATATTCTTAAATAATGGCTTTGATGTATTACAAGTTAATTATCAATACAATGATAAAGCCTATGCCGAATTTAGTATGGAAGAAATAAGCGAAGCAATTAAGTTTGATGTAAGAACAGTGCTTGATATTTTTTTAAAGGATACTTCTTATGAAAACTTTTATATAATCGGCAAATCGCTTGGGACAATCGCTATGAGTTCTGAGTTATGTAGGGATATCTTTAGAGAAGCTAAAGCAGTATGGCTAACGCCGTTGATCCAAAGGGATGATGTTTTTGATGCAATGGTTAGCAGTAATAATAGGGGATTATGTTTCATCGGAGATAATGACAGTTATTATATCGAGAAAAGATTTAATCAAATAGCAATCAACCCGGAAATTGTCTCGAGACTCATTCCCAACGTCAACCATAGCTTGGAATACGAGAATAACACAATCGAATCAATCGAGGTTTTAAAAAGTGTAATAGAAGACATTAGAAACTTTTAA
- the paaX gene encoding phenylacetic acid degradation operon negative regulatory protein PaaX, with amino-acid sequence MIANTQSMIFTIYGDYIRHYGNKIWIGSLIRLLKEFGHNEQSVRVAVSRMMKQGWIQSEKQGNKSYYFLTARGEARIEEAAIRIFKLNPNEWDRKWRMLMYTIPEEKRQIRDELRKELLWSGFGSFSNGCWISPNNLEKEVNLLIEKYEIQSYVDFFVCDYKGPQADKMLVKKSWPLQEIEGKYQEFIATYSKKYIVHQSIINEGKMTDAECFVERTNLVHEYRKFLFTDPGLPKVLLPEVWSGNHATLLFEQYYKLLAQPASRFFEGVFQEDNDMRRKDKTYDADDHPLISD; translated from the coding sequence ATTATAGCAAATACACAATCAATGATATTTACAATTTATGGTGATTATATCCGCCATTATGGCAATAAAATCTGGATTGGCAGCCTGATTCGGTTATTGAAGGAATTTGGTCATAATGAACAATCGGTTCGAGTAGCTGTCTCAAGAATGATGAAACAAGGATGGATTCAATCCGAAAAGCAAGGCAATAAGAGCTATTATTTCTTGACGGCACGTGGGGAAGCACGGATTGAAGAAGCGGCAATCCGTATTTTTAAATTGAATCCAAATGAATGGGACAGAAAATGGCGTATGCTTATGTATACGATTCCGGAAGAAAAAAGACAAATTCGTGATGAACTTCGTAAAGAGTTATTATGGAGTGGATTCGGAAGCTTTTCCAATGGATGCTGGATTTCGCCAAATAATCTCGAAAAAGAAGTGAATCTTCTTATTGAAAAATATGAGATTCAATCTTACGTGGATTTCTTTGTATGTGACTATAAAGGACCGCAAGCGGACAAGATGCTCGTTAAAAAAAGCTGGCCCCTTCAAGAAATTGAAGGGAAATATCAAGAATTCATAGCGACGTACAGCAAAAAATACATTGTCCATCAAAGTATAATAAACGAAGGTAAAATGACGGATGCAGAGTGTTTCGTAGAGCGTACCAACCTTGTACACGAATACCGAAAGTTTCTCTTTACAGATCCAGGTCTCCCAAAAGTGCTTCTACCTGAAGTGTGGAGTGGTAATCATGCCACTCTACTATTTGAGCAATATTATAAATTGCTGGCACAACCAGCAAGCAGGTTTTTCGAAGGTGTATTCCAAGAAGACAATGACATGCGCCGGAAAGACAAAACGTATGACGCAGATGATCATCCGCTTATTAGTGACTAA
- a CDS encoding acetyl-CoA C-acyltransferase, with protein MREVVIVDAVRTPIGRYNGALKDVRPDDLGAVVIKALVERNPNLTVEKIEEVIFGNANQAGEDNRNVARMSALLAGLPVEVAGTTINRLCGSGLDAVIYAARAIAVGDGEIYIAGGTESMTRAPLVMAKPDKTFPRGNMELQDTTIGWRFTNRKLKEMYGADTMPQTAENVAQRYMITREKQDLFAYESQRRAKLAMEENRFAEEIVSVVYKDRKGNNITVNQDEHPRLDTTLEKLGKLKPLFEGGTVTAGNASGVNDGASALLIMSAEKAKELNLKPLARYVIGATAGLEPAVMGLGPIYASRKALERAGLTTNDIGLVELNEAFASQSLECIRQLELDDKKVNVNGGAIAFGHPLGASGARILTTLLYEMKKQDVKYGLATMCIGVGQGIAVIVENVAE; from the coding sequence GTGAGAGAAGTAGTCATTGTAGATGCTGTCCGTACACCTATCGGAAGATATAATGGTGCGTTAAAAGATGTACGCCCGGATGATTTAGGTGCAGTTGTTATTAAGGCACTTGTCGAACGGAACCCCAACCTAACTGTAGAGAAAATCGAGGAAGTTATATTTGGAAATGCAAATCAAGCTGGGGAAGATAACCGTAATGTGGCTCGAATGTCCGCCTTGTTGGCGGGACTTCCTGTCGAAGTGGCAGGCACGACGATTAACCGTCTTTGCGGTTCAGGGCTTGATGCTGTTATTTACGCTGCAAGAGCAATAGCTGTTGGAGATGGCGAAATTTACATTGCAGGTGGAACAGAAAGCATGACGCGTGCACCCCTTGTCATGGCGAAGCCTGATAAAACCTTTCCACGTGGCAATATGGAATTACAAGATACAACAATCGGTTGGCGCTTTACGAATAGGAAGTTAAAGGAAATGTATGGAGCAGACACAATGCCACAGACAGCCGAAAACGTCGCTCAGCGGTATATGATAACACGTGAAAAACAAGATTTATTTGCTTATGAAAGCCAGCGACGCGCAAAATTAGCAATGGAAGAAAATCGTTTTGCGGAAGAAATCGTCTCAGTCGTATATAAAGACCGAAAAGGTAACAACATCACTGTAAATCAGGATGAGCATCCACGTCTAGATACAACGCTTGAAAAGCTAGGTAAGCTTAAGCCGTTATTTGAAGGTGGTACTGTTACAGCAGGAAATGCATCGGGGGTTAATGATGGTGCGTCTGCCTTGCTTATTATGAGTGCTGAGAAAGCGAAAGAGCTAAACCTCAAGCCATTAGCGAGATATGTTATCGGGGCAACGGCAGGACTTGAACCTGCTGTAATGGGATTAGGTCCAATTTATGCATCAAGGAAAGCATTGGAACGAGCAGGATTGACTACAAATGACATTGGACTTGTCGAATTGAATGAAGCCTTTGCTTCTCAATCACTTGAGTGTATACGTCAGTTAGAGTTAGACGACAAAAAAGTAAACGTCAATGGTGGAGCAATCGCTTTTGGACATCCATTAGGTGCTAGCGGGGCCAGAATTTTAACAACACTTCTTTATGAAATGAAAAAACAAGACGTTAAATATGGTCTTGCCACGATGTGCATTGGGGTAGGCCAGGGGATTGCAGTAATTGTTGAGAATGTAGCAGAATAA
- a CDS encoding 3-hydroxyacyl-CoA dehydrogenase: MINHIVVVGSGVMGRGIAYVGAIGGYTVTIVDIHESALENAKKDIDSIFEKGLARGKISADQAEQAHHNLSYESDLAKAAKTADLIIEAVPEKAAIKKQVFETIEEHASADCYFATNTSTMSPTEIASFGNRPEKTIAMHFFNPVHKMPLIEIVRGFETSGETVETIKRVAMNMGKETVVINEFPGFVTSRISALVGNEAFYMLQEGLATPEEIDKAIKLGLNYPMGPFELVDLVGLDARLNNLKYLHEKLGEKYRPAPLLEQYVKAGRLGRKSGKGVYDYTLGEELVTK; this comes from the coding sequence ATGATTAACCATATTGTTGTAGTCGGTTCCGGTGTGATGGGCAGAGGAATCGCCTATGTCGGAGCGATTGGTGGATATACAGTTACAATTGTCGACATTCATGAATCCGCATTGGAAAATGCAAAAAAAGATATTGATAGCATCTTTGAAAAAGGACTCGCACGCGGAAAGATTTCGGCAGATCAGGCTGAACAAGCGCATCACAATTTAAGCTATGAAAGTGACTTGGCTAAAGCAGCAAAGACCGCGGATTTAATTATTGAAGCTGTTCCTGAAAAGGCTGCAATTAAGAAGCAAGTATTTGAAACAATTGAAGAGCATGCCTCTGCGGATTGTTATTTTGCAACGAATACATCAACGATGAGTCCGACTGAAATTGCTTCATTCGGTAATCGTCCAGAAAAAACAATCGCTATGCACTTTTTTAATCCTGTACATAAAATGCCTCTAATCGAAATTGTTAGGGGATTTGAAACGAGTGGTGAGACAGTAGAAACGATTAAACGGGTAGCCATGAATATGGGAAAAGAAACGGTTGTTATTAATGAATTTCCAGGGTTCGTCACAAGCCGTATCAGTGCACTTGTTGGCAACGAAGCGTTTTACATGTTGCAAGAAGGGCTTGCAACGCCTGAAGAAATTGACAAAGCGATTAAGCTTGGTCTGAATTACCCCATGGGTCCATTTGAACTGGTAGATTTAGTGGGTCTTGACGCACGTTTGAATAACTTGAAATATTTACACGAAAAACTTGGTGAGAAGTACCGCCCAGCGCCTCTTTTGGAGCAGTATGTAAAAGCGGGCCGCCTTGGTCGGAAAAGCGGTAAAGGCGTATACGACTATACACTTGGGGAAGAGTTGGTGACGAAGTGA